A segment of the Aureimonas sp. SA4125 genome:
CGAGCCGGCTGAGGGCCCTTCGACGGGGGAGTCCCGGGGGTGACGCTGACCGCCAGGCAGCGTCACCCCCGCTCTTGATGCCAAACTCGGCAGATGCAGCCCGGCACGATGCCCTGTCCGTCGAAGAGGGCCGGATCGCGCGTGCGTTCGGCGCCTCCCCTGGCGGCGCTGGCCTTCAGCCGGCGATGTCGATCACGCCGGCCTCGCCTGACTCCGTCCCGAAGGCCAGGCGCGCGCCCTTGGCGTCCCAACCCATGGTCCGCACCGGGCTCGCACCGGGGCGCCGCAACACCGCCTCGCGGCTGTCGGCGAGGCGCACGGCGAGGATCATGCCGTCCTGATAGCCGATCGCCAGCATCTCCTCGACCGGGTGGCACGCAACGGATGTCACCATCGAATCGCCGCGGGTGCCCAGTTCCAGCGGCGCCTTGCCCATCGGACCGTCCTTGCCGGAAAAGGGCCAGAGGATCGCCGCCGGCGCTCCGGAGGTCGCGAGATACTTGCCCTTCACCGACCAGGACCAGCTCTTCACCTTGGCGGGATAGCCGGTCATCTTCATGTGCTTGCCGTCCTCGACCCGCCAGCCGTGGAGAGCATTCTCTTGCATGCGGGTGACGAGGAAGCGCCCGTCCGGCGAGAAGGCGATGCCAATATGCGCGCCCTTCCATTCGAGCGAGGCGGGGGCACTCTCGGTCGCGGCGAAGTAGAGCGACGCCCCGTCATAGCGCGCCGTCGCCAGGCGCATGCCCTTCGGCGCGAAGGCAATGTCCTCGACCGAGCGCGTATGGGGAAAATCCTTCACCTGGCCGTCGGCAAAGCGGACGCTCGCCGTGCGGCCGACGGCAAAGCCGACGCTGTCGTTCGGCCCGCCCGCCACGGCGTCGATCCACTTGCGCTCGATACGGACGAGCTCGGCATGGCTTCCGTCCGCCTTGATCGCGACGACGCGCCCATCCTCGCCGCCGGTCAGGAGGCGGTGGGCGAAATGGTCGTAGCGGGCGGTGGTCAGCCCGCCCTGGTGCGCGGCGACGACGCGCTCGCCGCCGGCGGGAAAACGGACCGTCCCGTCGACAAGAGCGAAGACCGGTTCGCCCCCCAGAAACAATGCCGTCTCGACGAAAGCCTCGAAATCATACGGGGCAATCGAGGGCATCAGGCATGAGCTTTCTGCTGGACGCGAGCGGAACAGGCGTCGAATTCGGCCGAGAGCGCCTCGCGGTCGAGGTTGCGACCGATGAAGACCAGTCGGCTCTCGCGCGCCTCGTTGTCACGCCAGGGACGCTGGTGATCGCCCTCGACGATCATGTGCACGCCCTGCACGACGTAACGGTCGGGATCACCTGCGAAGGCGATGATGCCCTTCAGGCGCAGGATGTTCGGCCCCTGCTCCTGCGTCAGTGCCTGGATCCAGGGGAAGAACTTCTTCTGGTCGAGTTCGCCACCGCGCAGCGAGACGGAGGTGACCGTGATGTCGTGGATCGGCGAGGCGTGGCCGTGATGATCGTGGCCGGCGTGATCGTGGCCGGCATGATCGTGGTGGTCGTGCCCGTGGCCGTGATGGTCGTGGTGATGATGCTCGTGGTCGCAGTCGGGACCGCAGGCGTGCTCGTCGTGGCTCTGCTCGGCGGCCTCGATGAATTCGGGATCGGCATCGAGGACGCGGGAGAGATCGAAAGCACCCTGATCGAGCACGCGAGAGAGGTCGATGCCGGCGCGCTCGGTCTTGTGGATCACCGCATGCGGATTGATGGCCCGCACCGTCGCCTCGATCTTCGCCAGTTCCTGGGGGGTGACGAGATCGGTCTTGTTGAGGAGGATAACGTCGGCAAAGGCGATCTGGTCCTCGGCCTCGCGGCTGTCCTTCAGGCGGAGCGGCAGATGCTTCGCATCGACCAGCGCGACGACGGCGTCGAGCCGGGTCTTGGCGCGCACGTCCTCGTCCATGAAGAAGGTCTGCGCCACCGGCACGGGATCGGCGAGGCCCGTCGTCTCGACGATGATGCCGTCGAAGCGGCCCTTGCGCTTGGTCAGGCTCTCGACGACCCGCACGAGATCGCCGCGCACGGTGCAGCAGACGCAGCCATTGTTCATCTCGTAGATCTCCTCGTCGGATTCGACGATGAGGTCGTTGTCGATGCCGATCTCGCCGAACTCGTTGACGATGACGGCATAGCGCTTGCCGTGGTCGCCCGAGAGGATGCGGTTGAGAAGCGTCGTCTTGCCGGCACCGAGATAGCCGGTGAGGACGGTGACGGGAATCTGATCGGTCGATGCGGTGTCGGACATCTCTGCCTCCTTGATGATCGGCCGGATATAGGCCCGTCACGGAAGGATTGCACGGGGGTGCTGGCGGAAACGACCGGAAGAGAGGTGGACTATGCCAGCCGGCCGAGGTCGAAGCCTGCGACGTCGCGGAGCAGCTCGGCAAAGCCCTCGGCCTGATGCGCCGCGATGGCGCGGCCGATCTCGGCCGTGGCGAGCCTGGTATCGCCGACGACCCCGGCCGGGTTGAGGTCCCCCGCCATCCAGCCGAAGCCGAGGCGGCCATGGGCGCGAAGGCGCGTCGACGTCCGCTCCAGCTCGGCCTGCAACGACGGGAACGCCGCCAGCCCGTCGCTGCGGACGAGGTCGGGGCGGAAATGCAGCATCAAGGCGGTCTCGGCAGCGCCGCCGTGAATGCCGTGCGCCAGCTCGTCGTCGGGAAGAAGCCCCGAGGGAAAGCCAAAGCGCATCCAG
Coding sequences within it:
- a CDS encoding WD40 repeat domain-containing protein yields the protein MPSIAPYDFEAFVETALFLGGEPVFALVDGTVRFPAGGERVVAAHQGGLTTARYDHFAHRLLTGGEDGRVVAIKADGSHAELVRIERKWIDAVAGGPNDSVGFAVGRTASVRFADGQVKDFPHTRSVEDIAFAPKGMRLATARYDGASLYFAATESAPASLEWKGAHIGIAFSPDGRFLVTRMQENALHGWRVEDGKHMKMTGYPAKVKSWSWSVKGKYLATSGAPAAILWPFSGKDGPMGKAPLELGTRGDSMVTSVACHPVEEMLAIGYQDGMILAVRLADSREAVLRRPGASPVRTMGWDAKGARLAFGTESGEAGVIDIAG
- a CDS encoding GTP-binding protein, with product MSDTASTDQIPVTVLTGYLGAGKTTLLNRILSGDHGKRYAVIVNEFGEIGIDNDLIVESDEEIYEMNNGCVCCTVRGDLVRVVESLTKRKGRFDGIIVETTGLADPVPVAQTFFMDEDVRAKTRLDAVVALVDAKHLPLRLKDSREAEDQIAFADVILLNKTDLVTPQELAKIEATVRAINPHAVIHKTERAGIDLSRVLDQGAFDLSRVLDADPEFIEAAEQSHDEHACGPDCDHEHHHHDHHGHGHDHHDHAGHDHAGHDHHGHASPIHDITVTSVSLRGGELDQKKFFPWIQALTQEQGPNILRLKGIIAFAGDPDRYVVQGVHMIVEGDHQRPWRDNEARESRLVFIGRNLDREALSAEFDACSARVQQKAHA